A stretch of the Actinoalloteichus fjordicus genome encodes the following:
- a CDS encoding aldose 1-epimerase family protein, whose protein sequence is MSSPDQAVRPVTGEQYEIRDGEVRAVATEVGAGLREFEVDGIAYLHSFSEQQLPPFGAGTLLAPWPNRVADGRWTLDGEPQQLALTEPARHNAIHGLLRQTSWEVVERREARIELAATVNVQAGWPVPLRVAVVYEVGADGLTITHRATNIGRSRSPFGVASHPFPRPGNTPTLDCTLTLPAGTVLPVDDRLLPTGPAEPVDGTDFDFRAGRPLRGVTLDTAFGDCRPDETGLVRHSLLGPDGSGVQVWAEPVFSWVQVFTPEDLGGNGPAVAIEAMTCPPDALNSGVDLIWLEPGETWQGSWGIRRV, encoded by the coding sequence ATGTCGTCCCCTGACCAGGCCGTCCGACCCGTTACCGGCGAGCAGTACGAGATCCGAGACGGCGAGGTTCGTGCGGTCGCGACCGAGGTCGGCGCAGGCCTGCGCGAATTCGAGGTCGACGGGATCGCCTACCTGCACTCCTTCTCCGAACAGCAGCTGCCGCCGTTCGGCGCGGGCACGTTGCTGGCGCCGTGGCCGAACCGGGTCGCGGACGGCAGGTGGACCCTCGACGGCGAGCCGCAGCAGCTCGCCCTGACCGAGCCAGCCCGGCACAACGCGATCCACGGACTGCTCCGGCAGACCTCCTGGGAGGTCGTCGAGCGGCGGGAGGCCCGGATCGAGCTCGCCGCGACGGTCAACGTGCAGGCGGGCTGGCCGGTTCCGCTGCGGGTGGCCGTCGTTTACGAGGTCGGCGCGGACGGACTCACGATCACCCACCGCGCGACCAACATCGGTCGGAGCCGCAGCCCGTTCGGGGTCGCCTCCCATCCGTTCCCGAGGCCGGGGAACACGCCGACCTTGGACTGCACGCTGACGCTGCCCGCAGGCACGGTCCTCCCGGTCGACGACCGGCTGCTGCCGACCGGGCCCGCCGAGCCGGTCGACGGGACGGACTTCGACTTCCGGGCGGGCCGACCGCTGCGCGGGGTCACGCTGGACACCGCCTTCGGCGACTGTCGGCCGGATGAGACGGGTCTGGTCCGGCACAGCCTGCTCGGCCCGGACGGCTCCGGAGTGCAGGTGTGGGCCGAGCCGGTGTTCAGCTGGGTGCAGGTCTTCACTCCGGAGGACCTCGGCGGGAACGGCCCTGCGGTGGCGATCGAGGCGATGACCTGTCCGCCGGACGCGTTGAACTCGGGCGTCGATCTGATCTGGCTGGAGCCCGGCGAGACCTGGCAGGGCAGCTGGGGCATCCGGCGGGTGTGA
- a CDS encoding APC family permease, translated as MVNGTSGGSPVQPASEEPALKRVMGPRLLLLFVIGNVLGTGIYAISGRVAGVVGGALWVPFLIAFGIAFLTAFSYVELVGKYPRAAGAALYTNRAFRSPFFTFMIAFAVMCSGITSASSAARAVSGDYLQEFVTVPALVVAIGFIVLLALVNLRGVAESLIANVVLTVIELLGLLIVIAIGVGAVLNGAGDPGRLLEFNAEMGPLLAVTSATALAFFALVGFEDSVNMAEECHEPAKIFPRGLLLGLSITGLIYVLVALTSSLLVETDVLAASDGPLLEVVRIGAPGFPLILFSAIAICAVTNSALMNMMMASRLLYGMSKERIIPRQFGRVLPVRRTPWVAILFTSMVAVVLVSTVDIALLGGTTSLLLLVVFGVVNIAVLVLRREEVAHAHFRAPTAVPVLGAITCFLLASPLTGRPAEEYGIAGILLVIGLVFWAVNRMILGRVTVDPAAGSRRAD; from the coding sequence ATGGTGAACGGGACCAGTGGGGGATCACCGGTGCAGCCTGCCTCGGAGGAGCCCGCGCTGAAACGCGTGATGGGCCCTCGGCTGCTGCTGTTGTTCGTGATCGGCAACGTGCTGGGCACCGGCATCTACGCCATCAGCGGCCGGGTCGCGGGAGTGGTCGGCGGCGCGCTGTGGGTGCCGTTCCTGATCGCGTTCGGCATCGCTTTCCTCACCGCCTTCAGCTACGTCGAGCTGGTCGGCAAGTACCCGAGGGCCGCAGGCGCCGCGCTGTACACGAACCGAGCGTTTCGCAGTCCCTTCTTCACCTTCATGATCGCCTTCGCCGTGATGTGCTCCGGCATCACCTCGGCCTCCTCGGCGGCCCGCGCGGTCAGCGGCGACTACCTCCAGGAGTTCGTGACGGTTCCCGCGCTGGTGGTCGCGATCGGGTTCATCGTTCTCCTGGCACTGGTGAATCTCCGCGGTGTCGCCGAGTCCCTCATCGCCAACGTCGTGCTCACCGTGATCGAACTGCTCGGGCTGCTCATCGTGATCGCCATCGGCGTGGGCGCGGTCCTCAACGGGGCGGGCGATCCGGGCAGGCTGCTGGAGTTCAACGCCGAGATGGGGCCGTTGCTGGCGGTGACCTCCGCGACGGCGCTGGCGTTCTTCGCACTGGTCGGCTTCGAGGACTCGGTGAACATGGCCGAGGAGTGCCACGAGCCCGCGAAGATCTTCCCGCGCGGCCTGTTACTCGGGCTGAGCATCACCGGACTGATCTACGTGCTGGTGGCGCTGACGTCCTCGCTGCTCGTCGAGACCGACGTGCTCGCCGCCTCCGACGGGCCGCTGCTGGAGGTCGTGCGGATCGGCGCTCCCGGCTTCCCGCTGATCCTCTTCTCGGCCATCGCGATCTGCGCGGTCACCAACTCGGCGCTGATGAACATGATGATGGCCAGCAGGCTCCTGTACGGGATGTCCAAGGAGAGGATCATTCCCCGGCAGTTCGGGCGGGTGCTCCCGGTGCGCCGTACGCCGTGGGTGGCGATCCTGTTCACCAGCATGGTGGCCGTGGTGCTCGTCAGCACGGTGGACATCGCCCTGCTGGGCGGCACGACCTCGTTGCTGCTGCTGGTGGTCTTCGGCGTGGTGAACATCGCGGTGCTGGTGCTGCGGCGCGAGGAGGTGGCACATGCACACTTCCGCGCCCCGACGGCAGTGCCGGTGCTCGGCGCGATCACCTGCTTCCTGCTGGCCAGTCCGCTCACCGGCAGGCCCGCGGAGGAGTACGGCATCGCAGGCATCCTGCTGGTGATCGGCTTGGTGTTCTGGGCGGTGAACCGGATGATCCTGGGCAGGGTGACAGTCGATCCGGCAGCGGGCTCGCGACGAGCCGACTGA
- the pdxH gene encoding pyridoxamine 5'-phosphate oxidase: MSEVNVVLPSMRVAYQAGALNEEQLSGTWSEQLQLWLDEAAAAGLPEPNAMVLATADPQGRPSSRTVLAKMLDERGLVFFTNFTSAKSHELAATRYASATFPWIALQRQATVRGQVEKIDSAETAAYWEQRPRGAQLGAWASPQSAVVSGRSSLNAALSAVQRRFADVENVPVPPHWGGWRIRPETVEFWQGRPDRLHDRLRYRQGRDGWRVERIAP; this comes from the coding sequence ATGTCCGAGGTGAACGTCGTTCTGCCTTCCATGCGCGTCGCGTACCAGGCGGGAGCGCTGAACGAGGAGCAGCTCTCCGGGACGTGGTCCGAGCAGCTGCAGCTCTGGCTGGACGAGGCGGCGGCCGCCGGGCTTCCCGAGCCGAACGCGATGGTCCTGGCCACCGCCGACCCGCAGGGCAGGCCGTCGTCACGGACCGTGCTCGCGAAGATGCTCGACGAGCGGGGCCTCGTGTTCTTCACCAACTTCACGTCGGCCAAGAGCCACGAACTGGCCGCGACCCGGTACGCCTCCGCGACCTTCCCGTGGATCGCTCTACAGCGCCAGGCGACGGTGCGCGGGCAGGTGGAGAAGATCGACAGCGCGGAGACGGCCGCGTACTGGGAGCAGCGTCCACGGGGCGCTCAGCTCGGCGCCTGGGCCTCGCCGCAGTCGGCCGTGGTCAGCGGTCGGAGCAGCCTGAATGCGGCCTTGTCGGCCGTGCAGCGGCGATTCGCCGACGTCGAGAACGTGCCGGTCCCGCCGCACTGGGGCGGGTGGCGGATTCGACCGGAGACCGTCGAGTTCTGGCAGGGCAGGCCCGATCGCCTGCACGACCGGCTCCGCTACCGCCAGGGCAGGGACGGCTGGCGGGTGGAGCGCATCGCTCCCTGA
- the serC gene encoding phosphoserine transaminase has protein sequence MTQTVDPTTLVLPAELLPSDGRFGCGPSKVRPEQLARLAAEGAAVLGTSHRQKPVKSLVARVRAGLRELFALPDGYEVILGNGGTTAFWDAAAFGLVRERSLHLTYGEFSSKFAKVTQGAPFLADPVVIKAEPGDAPAPTSHEGVDLIGWAHNETSTGVAVPVSRPAGSENALIAIDATSGAGGLPVKAEDFDVYYFAPQKSFASDGGLWIALASPAAVARITEIGESDRWVPEFLSLPTALDNSRKDQTYNTPAVATLFLLADQIEWLLAGGGLDWATSRTADSASRLYSWAEKSPYATPFVADPANRSAVVGTIDFDETVDAAAIAKALRVNGILDTEPYRKLGRNQLRVAMFPAIEPSDVEILTRAVDWVVERLV, from the coding sequence ATGACCCAGACAGTCGACCCGACCACCTTGGTGCTCCCCGCCGAGCTGCTGCCGTCCGACGGCCGCTTCGGCTGCGGCCCCTCCAAGGTGCGGCCGGAACAGCTCGCCCGCCTCGCGGCCGAAGGCGCCGCCGTGCTCGGCACCTCGCACCGCCAGAAGCCGGTCAAGTCCCTCGTCGCGCGCGTGCGCGCGGGACTGCGCGAGCTGTTCGCCCTGCCCGACGGCTACGAGGTCATCCTCGGCAACGGCGGCACCACGGCCTTCTGGGACGCCGCGGCCTTCGGTCTGGTGCGGGAGCGCTCGCTCCACCTCACCTACGGCGAGTTCTCCTCGAAGTTCGCGAAGGTCACGCAGGGCGCCCCCTTCCTCGCCGACCCGGTGGTGATCAAGGCCGAGCCGGGCGACGCGCCCGCGCCGACGTCCCACGAGGGTGTCGACCTGATCGGCTGGGCACACAACGAGACCTCCACCGGCGTCGCCGTGCCGGTCAGCAGGCCTGCCGGTTCCGAGAACGCCCTGATCGCCATCGACGCCACCTCCGGCGCGGGCGGTCTGCCGGTCAAGGCCGAGGACTTCGACGTCTACTACTTCGCGCCGCAGAAGTCCTTCGCCTCCGACGGCGGACTGTGGATCGCACTGGCGAGCCCGGCCGCGGTGGCGCGCATCACCGAGATCGGCGAGTCCGACCGCTGGGTGCCCGAGTTCCTCTCGCTGCCCACCGCACTGGACAACTCCCGCAAGGACCAGACGTACAACACCCCGGCGGTCGCCACCCTGTTCCTGCTCGCGGACCAGATCGAGTGGCTGCTGGCAGGCGGCGGCCTCGACTGGGCCACCAGCCGCACCGCCGACTCGGCGAGCAGGCTCTACTCCTGGGCGGAGAAGTCGCCCTACGCGACCCCGTTCGTCGCCGACCCGGCCAACCGCTCCGCCGTCGTGGGCACCATCGACTTCGACGAGACCGTCGACGCCGCCGCGATCGCGAAGGCCCTGCGCGTCAACGGAATCCTCGACACCGAGCCGTATCGCAAGCTCGGACGCAACCAGCTGCGCGTCGCGATGTTCCCCGCGATCGAGCCGTCAGACGTCGAAATCCTGACCCGCGCCGTCGACTGGGTGGTTGAACGACTGGTCTGA
- the sepH gene encoding septation protein SepH: MRALRVVGLDDDGKTVICEDPARGERFSIPVDERLRAAARGDATHLGQVQVEMESQMRPKEIQARIRAGASVEQVSEAAGIPPHRVERFAYPVLLERSRTADLAQRAHPMREDGPDVQTLGEVVSHAFSLRGQEYSDSEWDSWRGEDGKWVISLHWHAGRSDNRAHWVFHRGAHGGTVIALDEHAADLLDPSPSRPLRTVRPVTQLARQALDNPYEDTTIIPAITDEEPAVEEHVVAGDSGGDREPLRPGDGAETAIDATARETIVPPPLTAGPRPGDRRAAARAGGAGDGSDGAAAQGTADADHVGDAGKAGARRKKNHPIVPSWEDVLLGVRSQRG; encoded by the coding sequence ATGCGAGCGCTGCGAGTCGTCGGGCTCGACGACGACGGCAAGACCGTCATCTGCGAAGACCCGGCGCGCGGTGAGCGCTTCTCGATCCCGGTGGACGAGCGGCTGCGTGCTGCCGCCCGGGGCGATGCCACTCACCTCGGCCAGGTGCAGGTCGAGATGGAAAGCCAGATGCGTCCGAAGGAGATCCAGGCGCGAATCCGGGCGGGGGCCTCGGTGGAGCAGGTCTCCGAGGCAGCGGGAATTCCACCACACCGGGTGGAGCGCTTCGCGTACCCGGTGCTGTTGGAGCGCTCGCGGACGGCGGATCTGGCCCAGCGGGCACACCCGATGCGGGAGGACGGCCCGGACGTCCAGACCCTCGGCGAGGTCGTCTCGCACGCGTTCAGCCTGCGCGGGCAGGAGTACTCCGATTCGGAGTGGGACTCCTGGCGGGGCGAGGACGGCAAGTGGGTCATCTCGCTGCACTGGCACGCGGGCCGGTCCGACAACCGTGCGCACTGGGTCTTCCACCGGGGTGCACACGGTGGCACCGTGATCGCCCTGGACGAGCACGCCGCAGACCTCCTCGACCCGTCGCCGAGCAGACCGCTGCGCACGGTCCGACCGGTCACCCAGCTGGCCCGTCAGGCGTTGGACAACCCCTACGAGGACACCACGATCATCCCCGCCATCACCGACGAGGAACCCGCTGTCGAGGAGCACGTGGTGGCGGGCGATTCCGGCGGTGATCGCGAGCCGCTACGGCCGGGCGATGGCGCCGAGACGGCGATCGACGCGACCGCCAGAGAGACGATCGTGCCGCCGCCGCTGACGGCGGGTCCCCGCCCCGGTGATCGCCGGGCTGCGGCACGGGCAGGCGGGGCAGGCGATGGCTCGGACGGGGCCGCTGCCCAGGGCACGGCGGACGCCGATCACGTCGGCGACGCGGGCAAGGCCGGTGCTCGGCGGAAGAAGAACCATCCGATCGTGCCCTCGTGGGAAGACGTGCTCCTCGGCGTCCGCTCCCAACGAGGCTGA
- a CDS encoding sunset domain-containing protein — MAWLFGQVFLLCALSFLLGSLVTWLFVTRQRRIETGRAVRTVPVGEVAEAARPQAIEPERGDGAAKAGGAVKGFVEPSGGPGPEVLPGSVLPTEARSAAPKVKDTKFGDTKFEDAEFEDSLSVRLTYAAADGEPAWHEPGEERRQPETAGIAGDPRSNGQEKNGAAGDGQNGAGHNGNGAQESKAVQPLAAAQVPAQTRGPVDEEPEPARSARPEPSEEEQQVSPRMVVPGPYRNSARPSPDGTAPAPDYRVKGNQKSKLYHTSDSPYFTRTKATVWFQTETDAEQAGFTSSAVRRSTSVR, encoded by the coding sequence GTGGCCTGGTTGTTCGGGCAGGTGTTCCTGTTGTGCGCGTTGTCGTTCCTGCTGGGGTCGTTGGTGACCTGGCTGTTCGTGACGCGGCAACGGCGGATCGAGACCGGGCGGGCCGTGCGGACCGTCCCGGTGGGCGAGGTCGCCGAGGCCGCACGGCCGCAGGCGATCGAACCGGAGCGTGGCGACGGCGCGGCGAAGGCAGGCGGGGCGGTGAAGGGATTCGTCGAACCGTCGGGCGGTCCCGGCCCGGAGGTCCTGCCGGGGTCGGTGCTGCCGACGGAGGCTCGGTCGGCAGCACCGAAGGTCAAGGACACGAAGTTCGGGGACACGAAGTTCGAAGACGCCGAGTTCGAGGATTCGTTGTCGGTCCGGCTCACCTATGCGGCGGCGGACGGCGAGCCCGCCTGGCATGAGCCCGGCGAGGAGCGGAGGCAGCCCGAGACGGCGGGGATCGCAGGCGACCCGAGGAGTAACGGGCAGGAGAAGAACGGCGCTGCGGGCGACGGGCAGAACGGTGCAGGACACAACGGCAACGGGGCCCAGGAGAGCAAGGCCGTGCAGCCCTTGGCTGCGGCTCAGGTGCCTGCTCAGACTCGTGGCCCCGTCGACGAGGAACCGGAGCCTGCGAGGTCGGCCCGTCCGGAGCCGTCCGAGGAGGAGCAGCAGGTATCCCCTCGCATGGTCGTGCCCGGTCCGTACCGGAACTCGGCTCGCCCGTCGCCCGACGGCACGGCACCCGCGCCCGACTACCGGGTGAAGGGGAACCAGAAGTCGAAGCTCTACCACACCAGCGACTCGCCGTATTTCACCCGGACCAAGGCGACGGTGTGGTTCCAGACCGAGACCGACGCGGAGCAGGCGGGTTTCACGTCCAGCGCCGTACGCCGATCGACGTCGGTCCGCTGA
- a CDS encoding OmpA family protein, with amino-acid sequence MVHRQLPKVGRTQNWRWLAMLVLVPAVLSTAGMVWPGAAIEETLTRRSEEALTEARISWTGLEVRGRDVRVSGVPSGRRAEAREKIEEVAGVRAVSAVADGAAGGGLSVIPRGRQLAVSGIAPDEQAARRLLDEIRDRRDGREVVDAVLVVDGSALPADPALIAEVLAEVPERTAATVSMYWWSDTLMLTGPVIDEQTAIELRTSVRAVLPAEIRLEDRTWQARLGETATFGAEAFQETVSTMLADGGGLRFAAGSARLTTSGTEVLRQLVGLLRVAPGMPVILHGRAADGEADLAGARAEAVRAELLDQGVSGSLVTMRSSVDAADDSDVDVVDVQIG; translated from the coding sequence ATGGTGCATAGGCAACTGCCGAAGGTGGGGCGGACACAGAACTGGCGCTGGCTGGCGATGCTGGTTCTCGTGCCCGCCGTGCTGTCCACGGCCGGGATGGTCTGGCCGGGTGCGGCGATCGAGGAGACGTTGACCCGACGATCCGAGGAGGCCTTGACCGAGGCTCGGATCTCCTGGACGGGCCTGGAGGTCCGAGGTCGGGACGTCCGGGTGTCCGGCGTGCCATCGGGCAGGCGGGCCGAGGCACGAGAGAAGATCGAAGAGGTCGCAGGCGTTCGTGCCGTGTCCGCCGTCGCCGACGGCGCTGCGGGCGGCGGCCTGTCGGTGATCCCCCGAGGCAGGCAGCTCGCGGTGTCGGGCATCGCTCCCGACGAGCAGGCCGCCCGGCGGCTTCTCGACGAGATCCGCGACCGGCGGGACGGCCGAGAGGTGGTCGACGCCGTACTGGTCGTCGACGGCTCCGCGCTGCCCGCCGACCCGGCTCTCATCGCCGAGGTGCTGGCCGAGGTGCCGGAACGGACCGCGGCGACGGTGAGCATGTACTGGTGGTCCGACACCTTGATGCTCACCGGTCCGGTGATCGACGAGCAGACCGCGATCGAACTCCGCACCTCGGTGCGTGCGGTGCTGCCTGCGGAGATCCGGCTGGAGGACCGCACCTGGCAGGCCCGGCTCGGTGAGACCGCCACCTTCGGCGCGGAGGCCTTCCAGGAGACCGTCAGCACGATGCTCGCCGACGGTGGCGGCCTCCGCTTCGCGGCGGGCTCGGCCCGGTTGACCACGTCCGGAACCGAGGTGCTTCGACAGCTCGTGGGGCTGTTGCGGGTGGCGCCCGGCATGCCGGTGATCCTTCACGGCCGCGCGGCAGACGGCGAGGCCGATCTCGCCGGAGCCCGCGCGGAGGCGGTCCGCGCCGAACTGCTCGATCAAGGTGTGTCCGGTTCGCTGGTCACCATGCGCAGCTCGGTGGATGCCGCCGATGACAGTGACGTCGACGTCGTCGACGTGCAGATTGGTTAG